In one window of Bdellovibrio bacteriovorus W DNA:
- a CDS encoding esterase/lipase/thioesterase family protein (COG0429 Predicted hydrolase of the alpha/beta-hydrolase fold), with the protein MSLEGFEIPKIISPIWARGGHLQTLWAHYLSSPKIFEQSQVFSVETSDGDHLVCEEYLRTSGVIMVLLHGLSGDSSADYMQITGREFLKQGLHLVLMNHRGAGAHQDKAKKIYHSGRSDDLSSVLKYLRKKYPDKKIITVGYSMSGNIVALNAAGFRSDYLPDMAVAFNAPIDLSLCSHALATGFNRIYDLRFVHRLRAQIESRAKAEKSQAPVIPTWATIRDFDEIVTAPISGFKSRDDYYDTCSSKNYLHQLSIPLWMITSADDPFVPLSTYEKISLPQVAKLSVIASGGHLGYLHADESGVQRWLGLWAESFSQAVLRL; encoded by the coding sequence ATGAGTTTAGAGGGCTTTGAAATTCCTAAAATCATCTCTCCTATATGGGCCCGCGGTGGGCACCTTCAAACCTTATGGGCACATTATCTCAGCAGCCCTAAAATTTTCGAACAATCCCAAGTTTTCAGTGTTGAAACATCCGATGGCGATCATTTGGTTTGTGAAGAATACCTCCGCACCAGTGGTGTGATTATGGTGCTCTTACACGGGCTATCAGGAGATAGCTCTGCGGACTATATGCAAATTACGGGGCGCGAATTTTTAAAACAAGGTCTTCATCTTGTTTTGATGAATCATCGAGGAGCTGGTGCTCATCAGGATAAGGCTAAGAAAATTTATCATTCGGGAAGATCAGATGATTTGTCTTCGGTGTTAAAATATTTACGAAAAAAGTATCCCGATAAAAAAATTATTACAGTTGGGTATTCGATGAGTGGAAATATCGTAGCACTCAACGCTGCTGGATTTCGTTCGGACTATTTGCCTGATATGGCGGTGGCTTTCAATGCTCCCATCGATCTTAGTCTCTGCTCTCACGCGCTGGCGACGGGGTTTAATCGAATTTATGACCTGCGCTTCGTTCATCGCTTACGAGCACAGATAGAAAGTCGAGCTAAAGCTGAGAAAAGCCAAGCTCCAGTGATTCCCACATGGGCGACGATTCGAGATTTTGATGAAATTGTCACGGCTCCCATTTCTGGATTTAAGAGTCGCGATGATTACTATGATACTTGTTCATCTAAAAATTATTTACATCAGCTATCAATACCCCTCTGGATGATTACGAGTGCTGATGATCCCTTTGTTCCCTTAAGCACCTATGAAAAAATAAGTCTTCCTCAAGTTGCAAAGCTAAGTGTTATAGCTTCGGGGGGACATCTTGGTTATCTTCATGCCGATGAAAGTGGCGTGCAGCGCTGGTTAGGGCTCTGGGCAGAAAGCTTTAGTCAGGCGGTTCTTCGTCTTTAA
- a CDS encoding regulator of chromosome condensation, RCC1 (COG5184 Alpha-tubulin suppressor and related RCC1 domain-containing proteins), whose translation MKKKEVGDKELSSLSRRELLLSAGRLSALGIVTSILSPHEKALAFRNTLGFWGSKKQAGLFHWGAPFGSMIKPTQIDPKEQWSQIFTAPFNTSKSFYAIKTDGTLWSWGENQYGQLGLGHRNDILSPVQVGSKKWKTLALSGYGASGIQEDGSLWAWGASDEGENGVFYDSPTKILSEFAEGWKEIWADSIATIAIKTDGSLWMWGSGTSTISVPHIPKQLSDQKWLKVGGNRASSSFLLALHENGSLWGIGYNNDGVFGSQNYIYNLTKINDGPWVNMSAGAGHVVAQKADGTLWSWGRNNRGQLGDGTYKASSSPVQVSYTGTIRELVSTAERTFVLSQEGEVWGWGSNAGAGLGVSHIAPTHVPSTKPWKMLAGLSTTTMAIAQDGTLWGWGYSSSGGLGLSSTYVFDQTLVSDAKWKYVSASNLVYGIQTDGSLWTWGFGSNGELGDGEKTIRSSPVQISSESWRLTSVGNYVGVGIKEDNTLWVTGGNSAGSLGLGDTVSRSHLTQLGGAEWRTVDVGRAGSINTHVLAIKTDGTLWAWGYNLNGQIGIGVTGAGSNKSSPVQIGNATDWVKVQGGSTFSVALKSDNTLWRWGLVGLENSNSPVQVAGSWTDVSCSEASVLAKKTDGSIWGFGSNAYGSLGNESLYLNISPNSPVKVHDGEAGLLFDCQKDLSFFIKTDGSLWAMGDNSAGNMGIKYNTPSQTIEGSGWKSLKANPSRAFVVKSDGTLWLWGHTGSSGFFASINNTYRYLIQSSKTETDWGSIENLSEHIVCVKTDGTRWLWGEGTVGQLGNGSFSNSNSPIQLQGSGWKEVSCGNKFTVALKSDGSLWSWGSNSSRSLGHTYTEPQLIDSSNWQAVAVAYRGGAGVRVDGTLWVWGTEVNTSGFLGGAGRTKMTRIGAETDWHSVQIGGSWTGPVAISQKSDQSLWSWGWASSSGLAGVANGGNRTSSPVLISGRWEKYSVNENHAIAVSTDGTLWAWGVNSTCQLGGGAVNVTQSQPIQVSTDKWQSISAGNLATMAIKSDGTLWAWGSGMSGRTGVGSSATLSSPTQIGADRNWDKVSLGYFISLGIRKK comes from the coding sequence ATGAAGAAGAAGGAAGTAGGAGATAAAGAATTATCTTCATTGTCACGAAGAGAACTTTTACTCTCAGCAGGGCGTTTAAGTGCGTTGGGAATTGTGACTTCAATTCTTTCTCCTCACGAGAAGGCGTTAGCCTTTCGAAACACTCTTGGCTTTTGGGGTTCTAAAAAACAAGCAGGTTTGTTTCATTGGGGAGCCCCATTTGGATCTATGATTAAGCCAACTCAGATCGATCCTAAAGAACAGTGGAGCCAGATATTCACGGCTCCTTTTAATACTTCCAAATCATTTTATGCAATTAAAACTGACGGTACTTTGTGGAGCTGGGGAGAGAATCAGTACGGACAATTGGGACTAGGGCATCGGAATGATATTTTGTCTCCAGTGCAAGTCGGTTCAAAAAAGTGGAAGACATTAGCACTTTCAGGATATGGAGCATCTGGCATTCAAGAAGATGGTAGTCTCTGGGCGTGGGGCGCTTCCGATGAGGGCGAAAATGGAGTGTTCTACGACTCTCCGACAAAAATTTTAAGTGAGTTTGCAGAAGGTTGGAAAGAGATTTGGGCCGATAGTATTGCTACGATTGCAATAAAAACGGATGGTAGTTTGTGGATGTGGGGCTCCGGTACTTCAACCATTAGCGTGCCTCACATACCTAAGCAACTTAGTGATCAAAAGTGGTTAAAGGTTGGGGGTAATAGGGCTTCCAGCTCATTCCTCTTGGCGTTGCATGAAAACGGAAGTCTTTGGGGAATCGGATATAATAACGACGGCGTTTTTGGATCACAAAATTATATTTACAATTTGACGAAAATTAATGACGGACCTTGGGTCAACATGTCTGCTGGCGCAGGACATGTTGTCGCGCAAAAGGCTGATGGTACGTTGTGGAGCTGGGGACGAAATAATCGAGGTCAGTTAGGGGATGGTACTTACAAGGCGTCATCGTCGCCAGTGCAAGTTTCTTACACAGGTACAATTAGAGAATTGGTTTCTACCGCAGAAAGAACCTTTGTCTTGAGTCAAGAAGGTGAGGTTTGGGGCTGGGGGAGTAACGCTGGTGCTGGATTAGGTGTTTCCCATATTGCGCCAACCCATGTTCCTAGCACAAAACCTTGGAAGATGCTGGCAGGACTTTCAACAACCACGATGGCGATTGCTCAAGATGGAACTCTTTGGGGTTGGGGATATAGTTCTTCCGGCGGACTGGGGCTTAGTTCGACATATGTTTTTGATCAAACCTTAGTCAGTGATGCGAAGTGGAAGTATGTTTCAGCTTCAAATTTAGTCTACGGTATTCAGACAGATGGTTCTTTATGGACATGGGGCTTCGGTAGCAACGGTGAGTTGGGAGATGGCGAGAAAACTATCCGGTCAAGTCCGGTGCAGATTTCCAGTGAGTCATGGAGGCTAACTTCTGTGGGGAATTACGTCGGCGTTGGCATTAAGGAAGATAATACTTTATGGGTTACAGGGGGGAATTCTGCGGGGTCGCTTGGCTTAGGAGATACTGTTTCGAGGTCTCATTTAACACAGTTAGGTGGTGCTGAGTGGCGCACTGTCGATGTCGGCAGAGCTGGTTCGATAAATACCCATGTTCTTGCAATTAAAACGGATGGGACACTTTGGGCTTGGGGTTATAACCTCAACGGGCAAATAGGTATAGGAGTAACAGGGGCAGGCAGTAATAAAAGTTCTCCAGTACAAATTGGGAACGCTACAGATTGGGTCAAAGTACAAGGTGGTTCTACTTTTTCAGTGGCCTTAAAATCGGATAATACACTATGGAGATGGGGGCTAGTAGGATTAGAAAATTCCAATTCTCCTGTTCAAGTTGCTGGTAGTTGGACGGATGTATCGTGTTCAGAGGCATCCGTTTTGGCAAAAAAAACAGACGGTAGTATTTGGGGGTTTGGATCTAATGCGTACGGATCTTTAGGTAATGAAAGTCTTTATTTAAATATTTCACCAAATTCACCCGTAAAAGTCCATGACGGCGAGGCTGGGCTGCTGTTCGATTGCCAAAAAGATTTAAGTTTTTTCATTAAGACGGATGGAAGCCTTTGGGCAATGGGTGATAACTCTGCGGGGAATATGGGGATTAAGTACAATACTCCTTCGCAAACTATAGAGGGAAGTGGGTGGAAAAGTTTAAAAGCGAATCCATCAAGAGCCTTTGTGGTAAAATCTGATGGAACTCTTTGGCTTTGGGGGCACACGGGGTCATCGGGATTTTTTGCCAGCATTAATAATACTTATAGATATTTAATACAATCATCCAAAACAGAGACCGATTGGGGATCCATTGAAAACTTGAGTGAGCATATCGTTTGTGTAAAGACGGATGGTACTCGATGGCTTTGGGGAGAAGGAACGGTGGGGCAGTTGGGCAATGGCTCGTTTAGTAACTCGAATTCGCCCATTCAGCTTCAAGGAAGTGGTTGGAAGGAAGTTTCTTGTGGCAATAAATTCACCGTAGCTTTGAAGTCAGACGGGAGCCTATGGAGTTGGGGCAGTAATAGCTCGAGGTCGCTGGGGCATACTTACACGGAACCTCAATTGATCGATTCAAGTAATTGGCAAGCTGTAGCAGTCGCCTATCGCGGTGGCGCGGGAGTAAGAGTTGATGGAACTCTCTGGGTATGGGGAACGGAAGTGAATACTTCTGGTTTTCTTGGTGGCGCCGGTCGGACTAAAATGACTCGAATTGGAGCAGAAACAGACTGGCATTCGGTGCAAATCGGAGGATCTTGGACGGGCCCTGTGGCCATTTCTCAGAAGAGTGATCAAAGCCTTTGGTCTTGGGGATGGGCATCAAGCTCGGGTCTTGCTGGAGTGGCTAATGGAGGCAATCGCACAAGTTCTCCGGTGCTTATTAGTGGCCGCTGGGAAAAGTATTCCGTAAATGAGAATCACGCCATAGCAGTCAGTACGGACGGTACCCTCTGGGCCTGGGGAGTGAACAGCACTTGTCAATTAGGAGGAGGAGCTGTCAATGTCACTCAGTCCCAACCGATTCAGGTAAGTACTGACAAGTGGCAGTCTATCTCTGCTGGGAACTTGGCAACCATGGCAATTAAATCGGATGGAACTTTATGGGCTTGGGGGTCTGGGATGAGTGGACGTACAGGTGTTGGTTCATCAGCCACCTTGTCGTCGCCTACTCAGATTGGTGCAGATAGAAATTGGGATAAAGTGAGTCTTGGATATTTCATTAGCTTGGGAATTCGTAAAAAATAA
- a CDS encoding regulator of chromosome condensation, RCC1 (COG5184 Alpha-tubulin suppressor and related RCC1 domain-containing proteins), translating to MKKKQLISNDEIVSSDRRDFLLSAGRLGALGIAVSILSPKDKTLAFRNTLGFWKSKTQVGLFHWGAPISATMIKSTLIDPNDEWHEVFLSTVSIAVKSSYAIKTDGTLWVWGENKFGQLGLGHQTDISSPIQMGTAKWKSIGVSQRGASGIQENGSLWAWGASAFGENGIFYDRPHQLPDGAGEGWKDVWADYFSTFAIKTDGTFWAWGSGTIVIQSQHIPIQLNAQKWKKVTGGRTSTPFILVLNEDGSLWGMGINSDGIFGAESSSSTLTKISNGPWIDVSAGGKHILALKNDGTLWAWGNNSYGQLGDGTYESKSSPVQVSFSGSIKSFISSENRNFILTNSGEIWGWGHNAYNSLGVEYFSPVLVPSARPWKVIAGNSSTTMAIATDGTLWGWGLSNNGGVLGKSSTSVYSQTMISDAKWKDIAVSHTAYGIQTDGSLWTWGWGSNGELGDGTKAHRSSPVQISSESWRSVSVGTYANAAIKDDNTLWVSGANSYGTLGVGDTNSRSHLTQVGGAEWRSVDVCKSNTTSAHMIALKTDGSLWTWGNNMSGQMGDGTTTNKSSPIQVGSATDWVKVLAGSTYSLALKSDNTLWFIGSVALTSSSTFSKILGEWTDISVAADSFLAKKSDGSIWGVGKNNMGAMGTTNLYSTVSIFSPVKVHDAEVGLKFHCQAETNFFLKADGSLWGTGSNTEGNLGLRYNEPLKVVDGVGWRSVSASSSRSVGVKANGTLWLWGHTGQNDIALPRNSMRHLLQIRPETDWSSVEDIYEHIVCLKTDGSRWLWGSNLFGELGNGSFENLSSPIQISGGGWSKISSGRNFTLAIKSNGTLWSWGDNTYGSLGQLQKTPLLIDSNVWKQVFLSYRNGAGVRSNGTLWVWGSDMNGAGALGGPDRARIRQLGTQSDWSSVQLGGDINRPIGVALKEDKTLWAWGSGGSLGQMGLGTISKSSSPMQISGSWKNFSVGKEHVLALATDGTLWSWGANSSRQLGGGLTSDKHSLPNQVNAQNWRQVFASNDSSMAIHAEGSLWAWGSGLSGVTGLGTSMVLSSPTQIGSDKNWFTMALGYTHSLGIRKK from the coding sequence ATGAAAAAGAAGCAGCTTATAAGTAATGACGAGATTGTGTCCTCAGATCGTCGAGATTTTCTTTTGTCAGCAGGACGCCTCGGCGCACTTGGAATAGCTGTGTCTATTCTCTCACCAAAAGACAAAACCCTAGCCTTTCGAAACACTTTAGGTTTTTGGAAGTCAAAAACTCAAGTGGGATTATTCCATTGGGGCGCGCCAATCTCGGCTACTATGATAAAATCGACACTGATTGATCCTAATGATGAGTGGCATGAGGTTTTTCTTTCGACAGTGAGTATTGCGGTAAAGTCTTCATATGCGATCAAGACGGATGGAACTTTATGGGTTTGGGGAGAAAATAAATTTGGACAGTTGGGATTGGGGCATCAAACCGATATATCCTCCCCCATTCAAATGGGAACCGCTAAATGGAAAAGTATAGGCGTCTCTCAACGCGGAGCCTCTGGCATTCAAGAAAATGGCAGTCTTTGGGCTTGGGGAGCTTCCGCATTTGGCGAGAATGGAATTTTTTATGACAGACCTCACCAGCTTCCCGATGGAGCTGGCGAGGGGTGGAAAGATGTTTGGGCAGATTATTTTTCAACTTTTGCCATAAAAACAGATGGTACGTTTTGGGCGTGGGGATCTGGAACTATTGTTATTCAAAGTCAGCATATACCTATCCAATTGAATGCGCAAAAATGGAAAAAAGTTACGGGAGGTAGAACCTCAACTCCTTTTATATTGGTATTGAATGAAGACGGAAGTCTTTGGGGAATGGGTATCAATAGCGATGGTATTTTCGGGGCCGAATCCTCCTCTTCGACTCTGACTAAGATTAGTAATGGCCCTTGGATTGATGTTTCAGCGGGTGGAAAACATATTCTCGCTTTGAAAAATGATGGGACCTTGTGGGCTTGGGGAAATAACAGTTATGGGCAGTTAGGTGATGGAACCTATGAGTCCAAATCTTCACCGGTTCAAGTCTCATTCTCCGGTAGTATTAAGAGTTTTATTTCCTCTGAAAATAGGAATTTCATTCTGACAAATAGTGGTGAGATTTGGGGTTGGGGACATAATGCTTATAACTCATTGGGTGTTGAGTATTTTTCTCCAGTATTAGTTCCGAGTGCTCGTCCTTGGAAGGTCATTGCAGGAAATTCAAGTACGACGATGGCAATAGCAACAGATGGAACCTTATGGGGTTGGGGACTTAGTAACAATGGTGGGGTGCTTGGGAAAAGTTCTACCTCTGTTTACAGTCAAACAATGATAAGCGACGCAAAATGGAAAGACATCGCCGTAAGTCACACTGCATATGGAATTCAGACTGATGGCAGTTTGTGGACTTGGGGGTGGGGAAGCAATGGGGAACTGGGCGATGGAACAAAAGCACATCGTTCGAGTCCTGTTCAGATATCGTCTGAGTCTTGGAGGTCCGTATCTGTTGGCACTTATGCGAACGCTGCCATTAAAGATGATAATACTTTATGGGTTAGTGGAGCGAACTCATATGGGACGTTAGGGGTGGGAGATACCAACAGTAGATCTCACCTAACACAAGTGGGTGGAGCTGAATGGCGCAGTGTGGATGTTTGTAAATCCAATACCACTTCAGCCCATATGATCGCTCTGAAAACGGATGGTTCATTGTGGACTTGGGGTAATAATATGTCGGGCCAAATGGGTGATGGCACTACTACTAATAAAAGTTCGCCCATTCAAGTGGGGAGCGCTACCGATTGGGTAAAAGTATTAGCTGGATCGACATATTCTTTGGCGCTGAAGTCAGACAATACATTGTGGTTTATAGGGAGTGTCGCATTAACAAGTTCTAGCACGTTTTCCAAAATTCTCGGGGAATGGACTGATATTTCTGTAGCCGCAGATAGCTTCTTAGCAAAAAAATCCGACGGGAGTATTTGGGGGGTTGGGAAGAACAACATGGGCGCCATGGGCACTACGAACCTTTACTCGACAGTTTCTATTTTTTCTCCAGTAAAAGTTCATGATGCAGAAGTTGGTTTAAAGTTTCACTGTCAGGCGGAAACAAATTTTTTTCTTAAAGCTGATGGTAGTCTATGGGGCACAGGTAGTAATACAGAGGGAAATTTAGGGTTAAGGTACAACGAGCCGCTTAAAGTTGTTGATGGTGTCGGATGGAGGAGTGTTTCTGCATCGAGCTCTCGATCTGTCGGAGTTAAAGCCAATGGCACTTTATGGCTGTGGGGACACACTGGTCAAAATGATATTGCTCTGCCGCGAAACTCGATGCGACACCTACTACAGATTCGCCCAGAGACTGATTGGTCAAGCGTCGAAGATATTTATGAACATATAGTTTGTTTGAAAACAGATGGTAGTCGTTGGCTGTGGGGGAGTAATCTTTTTGGAGAGCTAGGAAATGGCTCTTTTGAAAACTTAAGTTCTCCTATTCAAATATCAGGAGGAGGCTGGAGTAAAATATCCAGTGGAAGGAATTTTACTCTTGCAATTAAATCGAATGGGACCCTTTGGAGCTGGGGAGATAATACTTATGGCTCTTTGGGACAGTTACAGAAAACTCCGCTCTTAATAGATTCTAATGTTTGGAAGCAAGTTTTTTTATCATACCGCAACGGAGCCGGAGTTAGATCTAATGGAACTTTGTGGGTGTGGGGATCTGATATGAATGGAGCTGGAGCTCTTGGAGGCCCAGACCGTGCAAGAATAAGGCAACTCGGTACACAGTCGGATTGGTCGTCAGTGCAGCTTGGTGGTGATATTAATAGACCGATTGGAGTAGCTCTTAAAGAAGACAAGACTTTGTGGGCTTGGGGGTCGGGTGGAAGCCTTGGACAGATGGGTTTGGGCACGATAAGCAAGTCGAGCTCTCCAATGCAGATCTCTGGCTCTTGGAAAAACTTTTCAGTGGGCAAAGAACATGTTCTCGCGTTGGCTACCGATGGGACGTTATGGAGTTGGGGGGCGAATTCCTCTCGACAATTAGGTGGTGGGTTGACCTCTGATAAACATTCTCTACCAAATCAAGTGAACGCGCAAAACTGGAGGCAAGTTTTTGCTTCGAATGACTCATCAATGGCTATTCATGCAGAAGGTTCTTTGTGGGCTTGGGGATCTGGATTAAGTGGAGTGACGGGTTTGGGAACCTCTATGGTTTTAAGTTCTCCTACACAAATCGGATCAGATAAAAACTGGTTCACGATGGCTTTAGGTTATACTCACAGCTTAGGGATTAGAAAAAAGTAA
- a CDS encoding TPR domain-containing protein (COG0457 FOG: TPR repeat), with amino-acid sequence MEEKSKADLVNSLLDAQLAAGLRGDFEEGWRLANELEKIAPEDPRPKFNRAWYEMMRGNLLKGFELLSHGRWIRAFGDQPLPTNKSILHPQDSVQNKHILFCSEGGLGDEIINFRFTKVLADLGAKVTVSCDPGLVSVFARAPWISAVVHHQAAPFVYHDHWIPGMSAGHILGVEYQNLSNQAYLSVDPEYDLKWRQYFQNFPKDKKPRIGLRFKGNSQFEHEQFRKFPEHLLVSAVGEIPWVSLQLGETDLAIENWEDTLAVINNLDLIITSCTSVAHAAAALGKETWVVVPVLPYYVWAMPGDKSPWYESVTLFRQKTFGQWEDVFTSIHLALKSKF; translated from the coding sequence ATGGAAGAAAAAAGTAAAGCCGATTTAGTAAACAGCCTTTTGGACGCCCAGCTTGCCGCAGGGTTACGGGGTGATTTTGAAGAAGGTTGGCGACTGGCCAATGAATTAGAAAAAATTGCTCCCGAAGATCCACGTCCTAAATTTAATCGCGCGTGGTATGAAATGATGCGCGGAAATCTTTTGAAGGGATTTGAGCTGCTCTCTCACGGTCGTTGGATTCGTGCCTTTGGCGACCAACCCTTGCCAACAAATAAATCCATTCTTCACCCTCAAGACTCGGTCCAAAATAAGCATATTTTATTTTGTTCAGAGGGTGGTCTGGGAGATGAAATCATAAATTTTAGATTTACGAAAGTATTAGCTGACCTAGGTGCTAAGGTGACAGTCTCTTGTGATCCAGGTTTGGTTTCGGTGTTTGCGCGCGCTCCTTGGATATCGGCGGTGGTTCATCATCAAGCGGCCCCTTTTGTCTATCATGATCATTGGATTCCAGGAATGAGTGCCGGTCATATCCTAGGAGTTGAGTATCAGAATCTTTCGAACCAAGCTTACTTAAGTGTCGATCCAGAATACGATTTGAAGTGGCGCCAGTATTTTCAAAATTTCCCCAAGGACAAGAAGCCTCGGATTGGATTGCGGTTTAAAGGTAACTCGCAATTTGAGCACGAACAATTTAGAAAATTCCCAGAGCATCTTCTTGTGAGTGCGGTCGGAGAGATTCCTTGGGTGAGTCTGCAACTTGGGGAGACAGATCTTGCCATCGAAAATTGGGAAGACACCTTGGCGGTTATTAATAATTTGGATTTGATCATTACCTCTTGCACCAGTGTAGCGCACGCAGCTGCTGCTTTAGGTAAGGAGACATGGGTTGTTGTGCCTGTTTTGCCCTACTATGTATGGGCGATGCCCGGCGATAAGTCGCCGTGGTATGAAAGTGTCACTCTTTTTCGTCAAAAAACATTCGGTCAGTGGGAAGATGTATTTACGTCCATTCATTTAGCCCTTAAGAGCAAATTCTAA
- a CDS encoding Tetratricopeptide TPR_2 repeat protein (COG0457 FOG: TPR repeat): MSYDHLNLEGMMSLGGFFFLQDRYDDAQKIMEEANTRFGPHPQILLNLAILMNAQARFAETQNYCEQALQLHPDFHEARDLLAHLLIRKGNWIQGFNLLESRFHKMDNIAHLEGTIPLWTGEDGQGEFILVCSEQGLGDSVQFARYLPLIRKRNWKTVFVVPQALKSLYISSDISDYVFTYEEGLIPATDSKGKRTLKTNPQLNAFNLKAQISLMSLPRVFKTEIDSIPFAKGYLSVSSERKALAQKIMNERLPTIQKKVGFVWSGSSSQHPEEEKTSSRRRVLPTDLKELINDSKWVSVSLQKDFASIAGLEFEKLKQIPLTNSFEDTAAIIQELDAVVTIDTSTCHVAAALGKPTFMLSRFDSCWRWLEPNRKDSPWYDQLRIYRKTEINDWSAAIKNLHEDLNSFILTL; the protein is encoded by the coding sequence ATGAGTTATGACCATCTGAATCTTGAAGGAATGATGTCTTTGGGAGGTTTCTTTTTTCTCCAGGATCGCTACGATGATGCGCAAAAAATCATGGAGGAAGCCAACACCCGCTTTGGACCCCATCCGCAGATTCTTCTAAACTTAGCTATACTTATGAACGCTCAAGCGCGTTTCGCAGAAACGCAAAATTATTGCGAGCAAGCTCTCCAACTCCATCCTGACTTTCATGAAGCAAGAGATCTTCTTGCCCATTTACTGATTCGAAAAGGAAATTGGATTCAAGGCTTCAATCTTTTGGAATCCAGATTTCATAAAATGGACAATATTGCCCACCTCGAAGGCACGATCCCTTTATGGACCGGTGAAGACGGACAGGGCGAGTTTATTCTGGTATGCTCTGAGCAGGGCTTAGGAGACTCCGTACAGTTTGCGCGATACTTACCCCTGATCCGCAAGAGAAACTGGAAGACGGTCTTCGTTGTCCCTCAAGCTTTAAAAAGTCTATATATATCATCCGATATTTCAGATTATGTTTTTACCTACGAAGAGGGACTAATTCCCGCAACCGACTCTAAAGGCAAAAGAACCCTCAAGACAAATCCTCAGTTAAACGCCTTTAATTTAAAAGCACAAATTTCCTTGATGAGCCTACCGCGTGTTTTTAAAACAGAAATTGACTCTATTCCCTTTGCTAAAGGCTATCTTTCTGTCTCTTCTGAAAGAAAAGCTCTGGCTCAAAAGATTATGAATGAACGCCTTCCCACAATTCAAAAGAAGGTCGGATTTGTTTGGTCAGGTTCGAGCAGCCAGCACCCCGAAGAAGAAAAGACTTCTTCGCGCCGTCGTGTTTTACCTACAGATCTTAAGGAATTGATCAACGACTCTAAATGGGTCTCTGTGAGTTTACAAAAAGACTTTGCTAGTATTGCGGGGCTTGAGTTTGAAAAACTTAAACAAATTCCTCTGACCAACTCATTTGAAGATACGGCAGCTATTATTCAAGAACTTGATGCCGTTGTGACGATTGATACGTCGACTTGCCACGTGGCTGCAGCTTTAGGAAAGCCTACCTTTATGCTCTCACGCTTTGATTCTTGCTGGAGATGGTTAGAGCCCAATCGTAAAGACTCTCCATGGTACGATCAATTAAGAATTTATCGCAAGACAGAGATTAACGACTGGAGTGCTGCTATCAAAAATCTTCATGAAGATCTTAATAGCTTCATACTCACGTTATAG
- a CDS encoding scaffold protein for iron-sulfur cluster assembly (COG0316 Uncharacterized conserved protein), which translates to MVQISESAAEKLASLKKEEGKEDAAFLRVEVKKGGCSGLSYKMNFETEAKEGDKFFESFGQKIAVDNQSMLYILGMTLDYSGGLNGKGFVFNNPNASKHCGCGSSFNV; encoded by the coding sequence ATGGTACAAATTTCTGAATCTGCTGCTGAAAAACTAGCTTCTTTGAAAAAAGAAGAAGGAAAAGAAGACGCTGCTTTTTTACGTGTTGAAGTAAAAAAAGGTGGCTGCTCAGGTCTTTCATACAAGATGAACTTTGAAACAGAAGCTAAAGAGGGCGATAAGTTTTTTGAATCCTTCGGTCAAAAAATTGCCGTCGACAATCAGAGTATGCTCTACATCTTAGGAATGACGTTGGATTATTCCGGCGGACTTAACGGTAAAGGTTTTGTTTTCAACAATCCGAATGCATCTAAGCATTGTGGTTGTGGTTCTAGCTTTAACGTTTAA